A single window of Nocardia higoensis DNA harbors:
- a CDS encoding DUF6390 family protein translates to MTTHAAATRGADMFARFAYAPNSLGYCGPSGTTALRDGSAEDVRAVARSFTGAWPYLQVMSRMTGIDDPLDHRLVESYWLGGGIGARLDPATFVDELLAVIGPAAGHYWKYLTDGSLIEEAAANHCFHVFGVYPWTRLLGRGGDHPVRVLDNCRITWGTIKAREDDHVVVECPRLEFDGHRLALSTPETRSIPIWTDGYAAVPDAAPGQLVALHWNRLCGRLTRTRARALAISTEQQLRATNRRLARAMTAPP, encoded by the coding sequence GTGACCACGCATGCCGCGGCGACCCGCGGCGCGGACATGTTCGCCAGGTTCGCCTACGCGCCGAATTCCCTGGGGTACTGCGGCCCATCGGGAACGACGGCGCTGCGTGACGGGTCCGCCGAGGACGTGCGGGCCGTCGCGCGCAGCTTCACCGGAGCATGGCCCTACCTGCAGGTCATGTCGCGCATGACCGGCATCGACGATCCATTGGATCACCGCCTGGTCGAGTCGTATTGGCTCGGAGGCGGCATCGGTGCGCGGCTGGACCCCGCGACCTTCGTCGACGAGTTGCTGGCGGTGATAGGTCCGGCCGCGGGGCACTACTGGAAGTACCTCACCGATGGTTCGCTGATCGAGGAGGCGGCGGCGAATCACTGTTTCCACGTCTTCGGTGTCTATCCCTGGACCCGCCTGCTCGGCCGGGGCGGCGACCACCCGGTCCGCGTGCTCGACAACTGCCGGATCACCTGGGGCACAATCAAGGCGCGTGAAGACGACCACGTCGTCGTCGAGTGCCCGCGGCTGGAGTTCGACGGCCACCGGTTGGCCCTGAGCACACCCGAGACCCGGTCGATCCCGATATGGACGGACGGCTACGCCGCGGTGCCCGACGCGGCGCCGGGCCAACTCGTCGCACTGCACTGGAACCGACTGTGCGGCCGACTGACCCGCACCCGAGCGCGAGCGCTGGCAATCAGCACCGAACAGCAACTGCGAGCCACCAATCGCAGGCTCGCCCGGGCGATGACCGCCCCGCCGTGA
- a CDS encoding 1-aminocyclopropane-1-carboxylate deaminase/D-cysteine desulfhydrase, producing the protein MSTPSLYQRFPELRASLPRLPLGTAPTPVRELTALSGRTPVWLKDDGAFGDGGWGGNKVRKLEWLLAEAVRREKRTVLTFGALGTNWGLATARYARDHGLDTALALVDQPLDDHVRAQLERLRESGARLYFTHTKARTYAAAPYLMLRHRPSYLVPPGGSNEFGVLGYVEAAFEIAAQIEAGQLPRPGRVVVPVGSGGTAAGLWLGLELAGLADVTVVAVVVNDTLRLNHRSLGGLAGRCVRLLRARGAVFPTPALRPDRLLVTREWLGPGYGHSTPEGAVAVRTARDREGLWLEPVYTGKAMAATLEFAASRVEDDRPVLFVNTNGPR; encoded by the coding sequence ATGAGTACGCCGTCGCTGTATCAGCGTTTCCCCGAATTGCGCGCGAGCTTGCCGAGGCTGCCGCTCGGCACCGCGCCCACACCGGTCAGGGAACTCACCGCGCTGTCCGGCCGAACTCCCGTGTGGCTCAAAGACGACGGCGCGTTCGGCGACGGCGGCTGGGGCGGCAACAAAGTGCGCAAGCTCGAATGGCTGCTGGCCGAGGCGGTGCGCCGCGAGAAGCGCACGGTGCTGACCTTCGGCGCCCTCGGCACCAACTGGGGCCTGGCCACCGCCCGCTATGCCCGCGACCACGGCCTGGACACCGCGCTCGCCCTGGTCGATCAGCCGCTCGACGACCATGTGCGCGCACAACTGGAGCGTCTGCGCGAATCCGGTGCCCGGCTGTACTTCACCCACACCAAGGCTCGCACCTATGCGGCGGCGCCGTACCTGATGCTGCGACATCGGCCCTCGTACCTGGTGCCGCCCGGGGGTTCCAACGAGTTCGGGGTGCTCGGCTATGTCGAGGCCGCCTTCGAGATCGCTGCACAGATCGAGGCCGGACAGCTGCCGCGTCCCGGTCGTGTCGTGGTGCCTGTCGGTTCCGGTGGCACGGCCGCCGGGTTGTGGCTCGGTCTCGAGCTCGCCGGGCTGGCCGATGTCACGGTCGTCGCGGTGGTCGTCAACGACACGCTGCGACTTAACCACCGGTCCCTGGGTGGGCTCGCCGGTCGGTGCGTGCGACTGCTGCGCGCCCGCGGCGCGGTGTTCCCGACCCCGGCCTTGCGCCCGGACCGGTTGCTCGTCACCCGGGAATGGCTCGGTCCCGGTTACGGGCATTCCACGCCGGAAGGAGCCGTCGCCGTGCGCACGGCGCGCGACCGGGAAGGACTATGGCTCGAACCGGTCTACACAGGCAAGGCCATGGCCGCGACGCTGGAGTTCGCCGCGTCGCGTGTCGAAGACGACCGGCCGGTGCTGTTCGTGAACACGAACGGCCCACGATGA
- a CDS encoding DNA polymerase domain-containing protein → MGSEEERAGVPMTNMDQPLFDGAGATKRDLIDYLEAVADPLIGQLRDRPLSVVRVRVGQDPFMQKNLPEYAPDFVPRVTMWAASVHRKITYPLCQDRRTLLWLGNQRAVEYHPTLLTTDTEAGQTHLVLDLDPSPGQTFRHAVLAAQLIRDALTADGLRGVVKTSGSKGVHVFVPVEPGIPVEDAAAATRAIAARAERLDPGLATTAFIREDREGKVFLDSTRSGGATVVSVYSPRVRPGVPVSFPVSWPDLPEVAPADFTIRTAPGLLAGTDPWQDDMPAPQALPADLVEEGHTIPVARVHAMHEGKRRARARREGS, encoded by the coding sequence ATGGGCAGCGAGGAGGAACGCGCGGGCGTCCCCATGACGAATATGGATCAGCCGCTGTTCGACGGGGCGGGCGCCACCAAGCGCGACCTGATCGATTATCTGGAGGCTGTTGCCGATCCGTTGATCGGGCAGTTGCGGGATCGGCCGCTGTCGGTGGTGCGGGTGCGGGTGGGGCAGGACCCCTTCATGCAGAAGAATCTGCCCGAGTACGCGCCGGATTTCGTGCCCCGGGTGACCATGTGGGCGGCGAGCGTGCACCGGAAGATCACCTATCCGCTCTGCCAGGATCGGCGCACCCTGTTGTGGCTGGGCAATCAGCGTGCCGTCGAGTACCACCCGACGCTGCTCACCACCGACACCGAGGCCGGGCAGACGCACCTGGTCCTCGATCTGGATCCTTCGCCGGGGCAGACGTTCCGGCACGCGGTGCTCGCCGCCCAGCTCATCCGGGACGCACTCACCGCCGACGGGCTGCGCGGCGTGGTGAAGACCAGCGGCTCGAAGGGGGTGCACGTCTTCGTTCCCGTCGAGCCGGGCATCCCGGTCGAGGACGCGGCCGCCGCCACCCGGGCGATCGCGGCCCGCGCCGAACGGCTCGATCCGGGTCTGGCGACCACCGCCTTCATCCGGGAGGACCGGGAAGGCAAGGTGTTCCTCGACTCCACCCGTTCCGGTGGCGCGACGGTGGTCTCGGTCTACAGTCCTCGCGTGCGGCCCGGGGTGCCGGTGTCGTTTCCGGTGAGCTGGCCCGACCTGCCCGAGGTCGCGCCCGCCGACTTCACCATCCGCACCGCGCCCGGGCTTCTCGCCGGGACCGACCCCTGGCAGGACGACATGCCCGCGCCGCAAGCGCTTCCGGCGGACCTCGTCGAGGAGGGGCACACGATCCCGGTCGCGCGTGTGCACGCCATGCACGAGGGCAAGCGCCGAGCCCGTGCCCGCCGCGAGGGCTCATGA
- a CDS encoding AIM24 family protein, whose translation MTVTVTSAAPLDVSALLLNASGRVRADGDFVFFNQPAGDGVLLRHGRGGPDVIDVQTSALPPDIETVVVAASPAGRGGATALAAAGGLTVTIGSDTGTMTFPVTGLTTETAVVCVEIYRRAGAWKIRAVGQGYDNGLAGIATAFGVNVDDEPAPPPPAPAPAAPPPHTPGAPRGATPPTAAQSPGAAAPGGYLSPPHSPPPPHAPARGTAGHPQHVPAAGPPPHGAPGHPPPPGAPGGSHRPPAVPGYPSAFPGTPGQPGSGAPGHPPADAPGQPPYGAPPAHPQPSHPAPPPVAPQQGALPMQSDLFDARHAEVSGLGIQKQGGKMIKVGVNGEVMARSGSMVAYQGELRFQAQGSGGIGRAIQARLTGEGVPLMKVSGRGDLFLANAAADVHLIDLDGSDGLTVNGANVLAFDSSLRFDIKRVQGAAGFASNAGLFNCVFTGRGRIAITTEGTPVVLNVDQPTYADPQAAVAWSSSLQTGIKRNDSFGLGTLLGRTTGEGLTLAFSGRGFVVVQPSELPPGGFIAGTGSGQESGQTSGFMGGLLG comes from the coding sequence ATGACGGTCACCGTCACCAGCGCCGCCCCGCTGGACGTATCGGCGCTGCTGCTGAATGCGTCTGGGCGAGTGCGGGCCGACGGCGATTTCGTGTTCTTCAACCAGCCCGCCGGCGACGGTGTGCTTCTGCGGCACGGGCGCGGCGGGCCGGACGTGATCGACGTACAGACCTCGGCGCTGCCGCCGGACATCGAGACCGTGGTGGTCGCGGCGAGTCCGGCCGGACGTGGCGGCGCCACCGCCTTGGCCGCGGCGGGCGGTCTCACGGTGACCATCGGATCCGATACGGGCACAATGACTTTCCCCGTCACCGGGCTGACCACCGAGACCGCCGTGGTCTGCGTGGAGATCTACCGACGCGCGGGCGCGTGGAAGATCCGTGCCGTCGGCCAGGGATACGACAACGGTCTGGCGGGAATCGCCACCGCGTTCGGGGTGAACGTCGACGACGAACCGGCTCCCCCGCCGCCCGCACCCGCACCTGCGGCACCGCCGCCCCACACACCGGGAGCACCGCGCGGGGCCACCCCGCCGACCGCCGCGCAGTCACCGGGGGCCGCCGCGCCCGGCGGCTATCTCTCGCCTCCGCACAGCCCACCCCCGCCTCACGCCCCCGCGCGGGGCACAGCCGGTCACCCGCAACACGTGCCCGCCGCGGGCCCGCCTCCGCACGGCGCGCCCGGCCACCCGCCACCGCCTGGTGCGCCCGGGGGAAGTCATCGCCCTCCGGCCGTGCCCGGCTACCCATCCGCGTTCCCGGGAACCCCAGGACAGCCCGGGTCCGGGGCGCCGGGCCACCCGCCCGCGGACGCACCCGGGCAGCCGCCGTACGGCGCGCCGCCCGCGCACCCCCAGCCGTCCCACCCGGCCCCACCACCGGTCGCCCCACAGCAAGGAGCACTACCGATGCAGAGCGATCTGTTCGACGCCCGCCACGCCGAGGTCAGCGGTCTCGGCATCCAGAAGCAGGGCGGCAAGATGATCAAGGTCGGAGTCAACGGCGAGGTCATGGCCAGATCCGGCTCGATGGTGGCCTACCAGGGCGAATTGCGTTTCCAGGCACAGGGTTCCGGTGGCATCGGGCGTGCGATCCAGGCGCGGCTCACCGGTGAGGGCGTGCCGCTGATGAAGGTCTCCGGGCGCGGTGATCTGTTCCTGGCCAACGCCGCCGCCGACGTGCACCTGATCGATCTGGACGGCTCCGACGGGCTCACCGTCAACGGTGCCAATGTGCTCGCCTTCGACAGCTCGCTGCGCTTCGACATCAAGCGGGTGCAGGGCGCGGCCGGATTCGCCAGTAACGCGGGCCTTTTCAACTGTGTGTTCACCGGGCGCGGGCGGATCGCCATCACGACCGAGGGCACCCCCGTGGTGCTGAACGTGGATCAGCCGACCTACGCCGACCCGCAAGCCGCGGTGGCATGGTCGTCGAGCCTGCAGACCGGCATCAAGCGCAACGACTCGTTCGGTCTGGGTACGTTGCTCGGCCGCACCACCGGAGAAGGGCTGACGCTGGCGTTCAGCGGACGCGGCTTCGTCGTCGTGCAGCCTTCGGAACTTCCGCCCGGTGGGTTCATCGCAGGCACCGGCAGCGGTCAGGAATCCGGTCAGACCAGCGGATTCATGGGCGGCCTCCTCGGCTGA
- a CDS encoding alpha/beta hydrolase → MVGFGFTGRRSFGAAVAAAALFLGGLGPARAEGPEPAVTDIRQGTERALTVEVFSPAMKGTTEVLVLRAADPTRPAPTLYLLNGASGHVDGSWHDSTDYQSYFAGKQVNVVIPLGGAGSYFTDWRSEDPVLGTQRWGTFLTEELPPLIDEKFGGNGANAVVGVSMSGTSVFQLALGAPGLYRAIGSFSGCVRTSDLQGQVMVNAVVAAHRGNPVNMWGPPDDPTWQANDPYLHAEGLRGTEIYISSGSGIPGPYDSPTAVGGDQSELGYRLLFGAPLEAVTNMCTLQLRERLRELGIPATIDLRPTGTHAWDYWQEDLHKAWPVFEAALNR, encoded by the coding sequence ATGGTCGGATTCGGGTTCACGGGACGCCGGTCTTTCGGTGCGGCGGTAGCCGCGGCGGCGCTGTTCCTCGGCGGACTCGGGCCCGCGCGAGCAGAGGGGCCCGAACCCGCCGTCACCGACATCCGGCAGGGGACCGAGCGAGCGCTGACAGTCGAGGTGTTCTCGCCCGCCATGAAGGGCACCACCGAAGTGCTCGTCCTGCGCGCGGCCGACCCGACCCGGCCCGCACCCACCCTCTACCTGCTCAACGGCGCCTCCGGCCACGTCGACGGCAGCTGGCACGACAGCACCGATTACCAGAGCTATTTCGCGGGCAAGCAGGTCAACGTCGTCATTCCCCTGGGCGGCGCGGGCAGCTACTTCACCGATTGGCGGTCCGAGGATCCGGTGCTGGGCACCCAGCGCTGGGGGACCTTCCTCACCGAGGAACTCCCGCCGCTCATCGACGAGAAGTTCGGCGGGAACGGCGCAAACGCGGTCGTCGGGGTCTCCATGTCGGGCACCTCGGTCTTCCAGCTCGCGCTCGGCGCACCGGGTCTGTATCGCGCGATCGGTTCGTTCAGCGGTTGCGTGCGCACCAGTGATCTGCAGGGCCAGGTGATGGTCAATGCCGTCGTGGCGGCGCATCGCGGGAATCCGGTGAACATGTGGGGCCCGCCCGACGACCCGACCTGGCAGGCCAACGACCCCTATCTGCACGCGGAAGGTCTGCGCGGCACCGAGATCTACATCTCCAGCGGCTCCGGCATCCCCGGCCCGTACGACTCGCCCACCGCGGTGGGCGGCGACCAGTCCGAACTGGGCTACCGCCTGTTGTTCGGCGCGCCGCTGGAGGCGGTCACCAATATGTGCACCCTGCAGCTGCGAGAGCGGTTGCGGGAGCTGGGGATACCGGCCACCATCGATCTGCGGCCCACCGGCACGCACGCCTGGGACTACTGGCAGGAAGACCTGCACAAGGCGTGGCCGGTCTTCGAAGCGGCCCTGAACCGCTAG
- a CDS encoding Dps family protein, with translation MSQPITSTLDSEQRRIAGDALRATVADLIDLSLIAKQAHWNVIGPNFRSVHLALDELVTAARDFTDSAAERATAIGVSPDGRAASVARDSGAPGIGDSWLEDTAVIDSIVANLAAVISRLRERIDATEKADPVTQDLFIAIAARLEQLHWMWQAQVATVRTTSA, from the coding sequence ATGTCCCAGCCCATCACCAGTACCCTCGATTCCGAGCAGCGGCGCATCGCGGGCGACGCCTTGCGCGCGACGGTGGCCGATCTGATCGATCTGTCGCTGATCGCCAAGCAAGCGCACTGGAACGTCATCGGCCCGAACTTCCGTTCGGTGCACCTGGCGCTGGACGAGCTCGTCACCGCGGCCCGTGACTTCACCGACTCGGCCGCCGAGCGCGCCACCGCCATCGGCGTCAGCCCCGACGGCCGGGCCGCCAGCGTGGCCCGTGATTCCGGCGCGCCGGGCATCGGCGACAGCTGGCTCGAGGACACCGCCGTGATCGACTCGATCGTGGCCAATCTCGCCGCGGTCATCAGCCGATTGCGTGAGCGCATCGACGCCACCGAGAAGGCAGATCCGGTCACCCAGGACCTGTTCATCGCGATCGCCGCGCGACTCGAGCAACTGCACTGGATGTGGCAGGCACAGGTCGCCACTGTTCGAACCACCTCGGCCTGA
- a CDS encoding alkaline phosphatase D family protein yields the protein MAIPRRQALRLAATGSVAVLVGTSAASSGRFRAPRWSADPFTLGVASGDPAPDSVVLWTRLAPDPLAPDGHGGMMNAPVSVDYEIAHDEHFRSVVRRGTAVATRELAHSVHPEIHGLEPDRWYHYRFRAGSVISPVGRTRTAPARGQAVERLRFAFASCQAWSAGYFTAYEHLAAEDLELVVHLGDYIYEKSWRHNRLDEPAVLTGEATDLTGYRLRYAQGKAEQPLRDAHAAFPWIVTFDDHEVDNNWAADHPGLGFDIYRLPALFRRRRAAAFQAMYEHQPLRRAQLPNGPSMLMHRRFGWGDLAELTMLDTRQYRSAQVCSENTTSDCPEVADPERSILGAPQRDWLLDGLTDSRARWQILGNQVGMSETDIDPGPGLTISTDSWDGYTADRDLVLGTAAESGVGNLVVITGDRHHNQASNLRADYSDPGSPVVAAEFTGTSITTGGNGHDLDGIGRMLLAANPDLQFFNSQRGYVRVDLDHRLWRNDFRVVPYIDRKGAPIHTRATYVVENGVPGVVADSEHAASAPGPAPVRGSER from the coding sequence ATGGCAATCCCCCGCAGGCAGGCGCTGCGCCTGGCCGCCACCGGGTCGGTCGCCGTGCTGGTGGGAACGTCGGCGGCGAGCAGCGGCCGGTTCCGTGCTCCGCGATGGTCGGCGGACCCGTTCACCCTGGGTGTCGCCTCCGGCGACCCCGCTCCCGACAGTGTCGTGTTGTGGACCAGGCTCGCCCCCGACCCGCTGGCTCCCGACGGGCACGGCGGCATGATGAACGCTCCGGTCTCGGTCGATTACGAGATCGCCCACGACGAGCACTTCCGCTCGGTGGTGCGGCGCGGCACCGCCGTGGCCACCAGGGAACTGGCGCATTCGGTGCATCCGGAGATCCATGGCCTGGAGCCGGATCGCTGGTACCACTATCGATTTCGCGCCGGATCGGTGATCTCCCCGGTAGGCCGCACCCGCACCGCGCCCGCCCGCGGCCAGGCCGTCGAGAGGCTGCGCTTCGCCTTCGCGTCCTGCCAGGCCTGGAGCGCCGGCTACTTCACCGCCTACGAGCATCTGGCCGCCGAGGATCTGGAGCTGGTGGTGCACCTGGGCGACTACATCTACGAGAAGAGCTGGCGGCACAATCGGCTCGACGAGCCCGCGGTCCTCACCGGCGAAGCCACCGACCTGACCGGCTACCGTCTCCGCTACGCCCAAGGCAAGGCCGAGCAGCCGCTGCGCGACGCGCACGCCGCCTTCCCGTGGATCGTCACCTTCGATGATCACGAGGTCGACAACAACTGGGCCGCCGACCATCCTGGTCTCGGCTTCGACATCTACCGCCTGCCCGCGTTGTTCCGCCGCCGCAGGGCCGCCGCGTTCCAGGCCATGTACGAGCATCAACCACTGCGCCGGGCACAGCTGCCGAACGGGCCGTCGATGCTGATGCACCGCCGTTTCGGCTGGGGAGATCTGGCCGAACTCACCATGCTCGACACCCGCCAGTACCGCTCGGCCCAGGTCTGCAGTGAGAACACCACCTCGGACTGCCCCGAGGTCGCCGACCCCGAGCGCAGCATTCTCGGTGCCCCGCAACGCGACTGGCTGCTCGACGGACTGACGGATTCCAGGGCCCGCTGGCAGATCCTGGGCAATCAGGTCGGCATGAGCGAAACCGACATCGATCCCGGCCCCGGACTGACGATCTCGACCGACTCCTGGGACGGCTACACCGCCGACCGCGATCTGGTCCTGGGCACAGCCGCCGAGAGCGGCGTCGGCAACCTCGTCGTGATCACCGGTGACCGCCACCACAACCAGGCCTCGAACCTGCGCGCGGACTACTCCGACCCCGGGTCACCCGTGGTCGCGGCGGAATTCACCGGCACCTCGATCACCACCGGTGGCAACGGCCACGATCTGGACGGCATCGGGCGCATGCTGCTCGCCGCCAATCCGGACCTGCAGTTCTTCAACTCACAGCGCGGTTACGTGCGGGTGGATCTGGATCATCGGCTCTGGCGCAACGACTTCCGGGTCGTCCCCTACATCGACCGCAAGGGCGCGCCGATCCACACCAGGGCAACCTATGTCGTCGAGAACGGTGTGCCGGGGGTGGTCGCGGACTCCGAACATGCCGCGTCGGCCCCGGGTCCGGCGCCGGTCCGGGGCAGCGAGCGCTGA
- a CDS encoding helix-turn-helix transcriptional regulator encodes MGQVTGKNGSEQRLRDLARLRRVRDRIDREYARPLDVEALARDAHMSAGHLSRQFRAAYGESPYSYLMTRRIERAMALLRRGDLSVTEVCFEVGCSSLGTFSTRFTELVGMSPSAYRKQAAEAPVDLPSLVVKKVTRPVRNREAPAHPPQLA; translated from the coding sequence ATGGGGCAGGTGACCGGTAAGAACGGCTCTGAACAGCGCCTCCGTGATCTCGCCCGATTGCGCCGGGTGCGCGACCGCATCGACCGTGAATACGCCCGCCCGCTCGACGTGGAGGCGCTCGCGCGCGACGCGCACATGTCCGCGGGACACCTGAGCAGGCAGTTCCGCGCCGCGTACGGCGAATCTCCCTACAGCTATCTGATGACCCGCCGCATCGAGCGCGCCATGGCCCTGCTGCGCCGCGGCGACCTCAGCGTCACCGAGGTCTGCTTCGAAGTCGGCTGCTCCTCGCTGGGTACCTTCAGCACCCGTTTCACCGAGCTGGTCGGCATGTCCCCCAGCGCCTACCGCAAACAGGCCGCCGAAGCGCCGGTGGATCTGCCCTCGCTCGTGGTCAAGAAAGTCACCAGACCGGTCAGGAATCGAGAAGCGCCGGCGCATCCGCCGCAACTAGCGTGA
- a CDS encoding VOC family protein yields the protein MDITIASSFLPHDDAEAALAFYRDALGFELRQDVGYEGMRWLTVGPPGQPSTSIVLHPPAADPGITEEERRTITEMMAKGTYGSILLASDDVDAAFEKLQARDVEIVQEPIDQPYGVRDFALRDPAGNMIRIQQRR from the coding sequence ATGGACATCACCATCGCTTCCAGCTTCCTTCCCCACGACGACGCCGAGGCCGCGCTGGCCTTCTACCGCGACGCCCTCGGCTTCGAACTGCGCCAGGACGTCGGCTACGAGGGCATGCGCTGGCTCACCGTCGGCCCGCCCGGACAGCCCAGCACCTCCATCGTGCTGCATCCGCCCGCCGCCGACCCCGGTATCACCGAGGAGGAGCGCCGGACCATCACCGAAATGATGGCCAAGGGCACCTACGGGTCGATCCTGCTCGCCTCCGACGACGTCGACGCCGCCTTCGAAAAGCTGCAGGCGCGCGATGTGGAGATCGTGCAGGAGCCGATCGACCAGCCCTACGGCGTGCGCGACTTCGCCCTGCGCGATCCGGCGGGCAACATGATCCGCATCCAGCAGCGTCGCTGA
- a CDS encoding ATP-binding cassette domain-containing protein: MSPAPATDTPHVADTHDVIRVQGARENNLKDVSVEIPKRRLTVFTGVSGSGKSSLVFGTIAAESQRMINETYSAFVQGFMPTLARPEVDLLEGLTTAIIVDQERMGANVRSTVGTATDANALLRILFSRLGTPHIGGPQAFSFNVASISGAGAVTVEKGGREIRERREFSVTGGMCPRCEGMGKVSDFDLTALYDDGKSLAEGALTIPGYSMDGWYGRIFMGSGFLDPNKPIRKYTKRELNDLLYKEPTKIKVDNINVTYEGLIPRIQKSFLSKDREAMQPHIRAFVDRAITFASCPECEGTRLSELTRSSKIKGISIADACAMQITDLADWVRDLDEPSVAPLLRTLRHTLDGFVEIGLGYLSLDRPAGTLSGGEAQRTKMIRHLGSALTDVTYVFDEPTIGLHPHDIQRMNELLIRLRDKGNTVLVVEHKPETIVIADHVVDLGPGAGTDGGTICYQGDVDGLHRSDTRTGRHLGYRATPKDTVREATGVLEIRGANQNNLRDVDVDVPTGILTVVTGVAGSGKSSLIHGNLGKRDGVVVVDQTAIKGSRRSNPATYTGLLDPIRKAFAKANGVKPALFSPNSEGACPTCNGAGVVYTDLGPMASVSTVCELCEGKRFDASVLDYRLGGRDISEVLSMPAAEAADFFGTGEARTPAAHKILQRITDVGLGYITLGQPLTTLSGGERQRLKLASQMADKGEIYILDEPTTGLHLADVANLLGLLDRLVDAGKTVIVIEHHQAVMAHADWIIDLGPGAGHDGGKVVFEGTPAELIADGTTLTGKHLAEYVGG; this comes from the coding sequence ATGAGCCCGGCCCCCGCCACGGACACCCCGCACGTTGCCGACACCCACGATGTGATCCGCGTGCAGGGCGCGCGCGAGAACAATCTGAAGGACGTCAGCGTCGAGATCCCCAAACGCAGGCTCACGGTCTTCACCGGCGTGTCCGGATCGGGCAAGAGCTCGCTGGTCTTCGGCACCATCGCCGCCGAATCACAGCGGATGATCAACGAGACCTACAGCGCTTTCGTGCAGGGGTTCATGCCGACCCTGGCCCGTCCCGAGGTGGATCTGCTCGAGGGGCTGACCACCGCGATCATCGTCGATCAGGAGCGGATGGGCGCCAATGTCCGCTCCACCGTCGGCACCGCCACCGACGCCAACGCGCTGCTGCGCATCCTGTTCAGCCGCCTGGGCACCCCGCACATCGGTGGCCCGCAGGCCTTCTCGTTCAACGTCGCCTCCATCAGCGGCGCGGGCGCGGTCACCGTGGAGAAGGGCGGACGCGAGATCCGTGAACGGCGCGAGTTCAGCGTCACCGGCGGGATGTGTCCGCGCTGCGAGGGCATGGGCAAGGTCTCCGACTTCGACCTGACCGCCCTCTACGACGACGGCAAATCGCTGGCCGAGGGCGCGCTCACCATTCCCGGCTACAGCATGGACGGCTGGTACGGCCGCATCTTCATGGGCTCGGGCTTCCTCGACCCGAACAAGCCGATCCGCAAGTACACCAAGCGCGAGCTCAACGATCTGCTCTACAAGGAGCCGACCAAGATCAAGGTCGACAACATCAATGTCACCTACGAGGGCCTGATCCCGCGCATCCAGAAGTCGTTCCTGTCCAAGGACCGCGAGGCGATGCAGCCGCACATCCGCGCCTTCGTCGATCGGGCCATCACCTTCGCCTCCTGTCCCGAATGCGAGGGCACCCGGCTGAGCGAGCTGACCCGCTCGTCGAAGATCAAGGGCATCAGCATCGCCGACGCGTGCGCCATGCAGATTACCGATCTCGCCGACTGGGTGCGTGATCTCGACGAGCCGTCGGTCGCGCCGCTGCTGAGGACCCTGCGCCACACCCTCGACGGCTTCGTCGAGATCGGCCTGGGTTACCTGTCGCTGGACCGCCCCGCGGGCACCCTGTCCGGCGGTGAAGCCCAGCGCACCAAGATGATTCGTCATCTCGGCTCGGCGCTCACCGACGTCACCTACGTCTTCGACGAGCCGACCATCGGCCTGCACCCGCACGACATCCAGCGTATGAACGAACTGCTGATCCGCCTGCGCGACAAAGGCAATACCGTGCTGGTGGTCGAGCACAAGCCCGAGACCATCGTGATCGCCGACCATGTGGTCGACCTCGGTCCCGGCGCGGGCACCGACGGCGGCACCATCTGCTACCAAGGCGATGTCGACGGCCTGCACAGGTCCGACACCCGCACCGGACGCCACCTCGGATACCGCGCCACGCCGAAGGACACCGTCCGCGAGGCCACCGGAGTGCTCGAGATCCGCGGCGCGAACCAGAACAATCTGCGCGACGTCGACGTCGACGTCCCCACCGGTATCCTCACCGTCGTCACCGGCGTCGCGGGCTCGGGCAAGAGTTCCCTGATCCACGGCAACCTCGGCAAGCGCGACGGCGTCGTGGTGGTCGACCAGACCGCCATCAAGGGCTCGCGCCGCTCCAACCCCGCCACCTACACCGGCCTGCTCGACCCCATCCGCAAAGCCTTCGCCAAGGCCAACGGCGTGAAACCCGCTCTGTTCAGCCCGAATTCGGAAGGCGCCTGCCCCACCTGCAACGGCGCGGGCGTCGTCTACACCGACCTCGGCCCGATGGCGAGCGTGTCCACGGTGTGTGAACTGTGCGAGGGCAAACGCTTCGACGCCTCGGTGCTCGACTACCGCCTCGGCGGCCGCGACATCAGCGAAGTCCTCTCGATGCCCGCCGCCGAAGCCGCCGATTTCTTCGGCACGGGCGAGGCCCGCACCCCCGCCGCGCACAAGATCCTGCAGCGCATCACCGACGTCGGCCTCGGCTACATCACCCTCGGCCAGCCCCTGACCACCCTGTCCGGCGGCGAACGCCAGCGCCTCAAGCTGGCGAGCCAGATGGCCGACAAGGGCGAGATCTACATCCTCGACGAACCCACCACCGGCCTGCACCTCGCCGATGTCGCCAATCTGCTCGGGCTGCTCGACCGTCTCGTCGACGCGGGCAAGACGGTCATCGTCATCGAACACCACCAGGCCGTCATGGCCCACGCCGACTGGATCATCGACCTCGGCCCCGGCGCGGGTCACGACGGCGGCAAGGTCGTCTTCGAAGGCACCCCCGCCGAGCTGATCGCCGACGGGACCACCCTCACCGGCAAGCATCTGGCCGAGTACGTCGGCGGCTGA